ATCTCACAACCACCCGTCAGCTATTGAACCATTCCAGGGTGCTGCTACCGGTGTGGGTGGTATCCACCGTGATATCTTCACCATGGGTGCACGTCCTATCGCAGCCTTAAACTCACTGCGTTTCGGTAATATCAACGATAAGAAAACACAACACCTCGTAAAAGGTATTGTACATGGTATCGGCCACTACGGTAACTGCTTCGGCGTTCCTACTGTAGGTGGTGAAGTTTATTTTGAAGACTGCTACGGTACTAACCCACTGGTAAACGCGATGAGCGTAGGTATCGTAAAAGTTGGACAGACTGTTTCCGCTACCTCATATGGTGAAGGAAATCCTGTATTCATCGTTGGTTCTGCTACCGGTAAAGATGGTATCGGTGGTGCTTCTTTCGCTTCTGCCAACATTACAGAAGACAGTGCGGAAGATTTACCGGCAGTTCAGGTAGGCGATCCATTCCAGGAAAAGAAATTGCTGGAAGCATGCCTCGAAATCATCAAAACCAAAGCTATCATTGGTATGCAGGATATGGGCGCAGCCGGTATTACCTGCTCTACTGCCGAAATGAGTGCAAAAGGTGAACATGGTATGAACATCTGGCTGGATAAAGTACCTACCCGTCAGGAAAACATGAAAGCATGGGAAATGCTGCTGAGCGAAAGCCAGGAGCGTATGCTGATCGTGGTGAAAAAAGGCCAGGAACAACCAGTACTCGACATCTTCGAGAAATGGGACCTCCACTGTGTACAGATCGGTGAAGTGACCAAAGATAAAAACCTGCGTTTCTACATGAACGGCGAACTCGAAGCCGAAGTTCCTGCAGAATCACTGGTACTGGGTGGTGGCGCTCCTCAATATCACAGAGCCTACACCGAACCTGCTTACTTCTCTAAAATCAAAGCTTTCGACATCCAGAACATCCCGGATGTTGCCAACGCTAAACAAATAGCTGAAAGAATCGTCGCTTTGCCTAACATCGCTTCCAAACGCTGGGTTTACAACCAGTACGACAGCATGGTAGGTACTGCAAACGCCAGCACCAATGCACCTAGCGATGCTGCTATCGTGTTGGTAAAAGGAACTGAAAAAGCACTGGCAGTTACTACTGACTGTAACAGCCGCTATGTATTTGCTGATCCTCATGTTGGTGGCCAGATTGCTGTTGCTGAAGCAGCGCGTAATATCGTTTGCTCCGGCGGTGAACCAGTAGCCATCACCAACTGTCTCAACTTCGGTAACCCTTACGATCCGGAAGTTTACTACCAGTTCGTATACGCTATCAAAGGTATGGGCGAGGCCTGCCGCAAATTCAATACCCCGGTTACCGGCGGTAACGTGAGCTTCTACAACCAGTCTCCGGACGGTCCTGTATATCCTACTCCAACCATTGGTATGCTGGGTGTACTCGATAATAAAAACACCCGTCTCACCCTTGATTTCAAAAATGAAGGTGACCTGGTTTATATTATCGGCCGCAGCCGTAATGATATCAACAGCTCTGAATACCTGAGCAAAATCGTTGGTGTTGAATTCAGCCCTGCTCCTCACTTTAACCTGGACGAAGAACTTCATGTTCAACAGGCGATCACTAAACTGAACAAAGCCGGTTTATTGCAGTCTGCACATGATGTCAGCGAAGGTGGTCTGTTCGTGACCCTGTTCGAAAAAGCGATGCCTAACAACCTCGGCTTCGAACTGAAACTGAACGATCATTTCCGTAAAGATGCCTTCCTGTTCGGTGAAAGCCAGAGCCGTGTTGTGGTAACCATCAAACCTGAAAACAAAGAGAAATTTGATGCTATCATTCATGGTCTGATCGATGCAACAGAAACTTCTATCCGTGCTGAAAAAGTAGGTGTGGTTAAAGGTGAAAGCATCGTTGTAAACGGTGAAACATGGGCTAAAGTAAGCGACTGGAAAAAAGCTTAC
The Chitinophaga sp. Cy-1792 genome window above contains:
- the purL gene encoding phosphoribosylformylglycinamidine synthase subunit PurL, whose protein sequence is MQTTVEIAEQLGLTADEFERIKSHLGRTPNFTELSMYSVMWSEHCSYKNSIVWLKSLPREGDRLLVKAGEENAGLVDIGDGYAVVFKIESHNHPSAIEPFQGAATGVGGIHRDIFTMGARPIAALNSLRFGNINDKKTQHLVKGIVHGIGHYGNCFGVPTVGGEVYFEDCYGTNPLVNAMSVGIVKVGQTVSATSYGEGNPVFIVGSATGKDGIGGASFASANITEDSAEDLPAVQVGDPFQEKKLLEACLEIIKTKAIIGMQDMGAAGITCSTAEMSAKGEHGMNIWLDKVPTRQENMKAWEMLLSESQERMLIVVKKGQEQPVLDIFEKWDLHCVQIGEVTKDKNLRFYMNGELEAEVPAESLVLGGGAPQYHRAYTEPAYFSKIKAFDIQNIPDVANAKQIAERIVALPNIASKRWVYNQYDSMVGTANASTNAPSDAAIVLVKGTEKALAVTTDCNSRYVFADPHVGGQIAVAEAARNIVCSGGEPVAITNCLNFGNPYDPEVYYQFVYAIKGMGEACRKFNTPVTGGNVSFYNQSPDGPVYPTPTIGMLGVLDNKNTRLTLDFKNEGDLVYIIGRSRNDINSSEYLSKIVGVEFSPAPHFNLDEELHVQQAITKLNKAGLLQSAHDVSEGGLFVTLFEKAMPNNLGFELKLNDHFRKDAFLFGESQSRVVVTIKPENKEKFDAIIHGLIDATETSIRAEKVGVVKGESIVVNGETWAKVSDWKKAYDVSIEEHLK